The following proteins are co-located in the Cupriavidus pauculus genome:
- the rnhB gene encoding ribonuclease HII, whose amino-acid sequence MPRAKAAQAADAGQLGLELTQTVAVVRYLCGVDEAGRGPLAGPVYAAAVVLNPERQIRGLADSKILSADKREVLFDRICERALGWHIAFATVEEIDQINILHASMLAMQRAVQGLAASGVIPDLVQVDGNRCPQVSYPVEAIVKGDAKVRAISAASILAKVARDRNLVELHAEYPEYGFDSHFGYPTPQHFAALERHGPTPHHRRSFAPVRVALERLSGLAPEAPPF is encoded by the coding sequence ATGCCGCGCGCCAAGGCCGCCCAGGCCGCCGACGCCGGCCAGCTCGGGCTCGAACTGACCCAGACCGTCGCCGTCGTCCGCTACCTCTGCGGCGTGGACGAGGCCGGACGCGGTCCGCTGGCCGGCCCCGTGTACGCGGCGGCCGTCGTGCTGAACCCGGAACGGCAGATTCGCGGCCTGGCCGATTCGAAGATCCTGTCGGCGGACAAGCGCGAGGTGCTGTTCGACCGCATCTGCGAGCGGGCGCTGGGCTGGCACATCGCCTTTGCCACGGTCGAGGAAATCGACCAGATCAACATCCTCCACGCCTCGATGCTGGCGATGCAGCGTGCCGTGCAGGGGCTGGCGGCCAGTGGCGTGATACCGGACCTCGTGCAGGTCGACGGCAACCGTTGTCCGCAGGTGTCGTATCCGGTGGAAGCCATCGTCAAGGGCGATGCCAAGGTGCGCGCCATCTCGGCGGCGTCGATCCTGGCCAAGGTCGCGCGCGACCGCAACCTCGTGGAACTGCACGCGGAATACCCGGAGTACGGCTTCGATTCGCATTTCGGCTATCCCACGCCGCAGCATTTCGCCGCGCTGGAGCGCCACGGCCCGACGCCGCATCACCGCCGGTCGTTCGCGCCCGTGCGCGTGGCGCTGGAGCGGCTGAGCGGCCTGGCGCCGGAAGCGCCGCCTTTCTAA
- the lpxB gene encoding lipid-A-disaccharide synthase, which yields MVEAAMQAALPAEAPAHVNKRGTIAMVAGEASGDLLASLLLEGLHARLGDLVDYAGIGGRRMMAQGFVSHWPMETLSVNGYVEVLGSLREILATRRAIRDRLLAHPPLCFIGVDAPDFNFGLEVPLRRAGIPVVHFVSPSIWAWRGGRIRTIARAVDHILCLFPFEPEIYAKAGIPATYVGHPLADVIPMVPDVAGARRALGLPDGKRIVAVLPGSRQSEVRNLGATFFEAMARMQRMDGNLAFVLPAANAALHAIVEALHAQHPEIDLTIVDGQSHLAMESADVVLLASGTATLEAALYKKPMVISYKVPWLTAQIMKRQGYLPYVGLPNILSGRFVVPELLQDDATPEALARETLLQLNDEGNIAFLREHFTTMHETLKRDTARLASGVVADLMHSRGVA from the coding sequence ATGGTCGAGGCAGCCATGCAGGCCGCGCTTCCCGCCGAAGCGCCGGCCCACGTGAACAAGCGCGGCACGATCGCCATGGTTGCCGGCGAGGCATCGGGCGATTTGCTGGCGTCTTTGTTGCTGGAGGGCCTGCACGCGCGGCTGGGCGATTTGGTGGACTACGCCGGCATCGGCGGCCGTCGCATGATGGCCCAGGGATTCGTCTCGCACTGGCCGATGGAGACGCTGTCGGTCAACGGCTATGTCGAGGTGCTCGGCTCGCTGCGGGAAATCCTGGCGACGCGCCGCGCCATCCGCGACCGACTGCTGGCGCATCCGCCGCTCTGTTTCATCGGCGTGGATGCGCCCGATTTCAATTTCGGGCTGGAGGTGCCGCTGCGGCGCGCCGGGATTCCGGTCGTGCACTTTGTCAGCCCGTCGATCTGGGCGTGGCGCGGCGGCCGGATCCGCACGATTGCCCGCGCCGTCGACCACATCCTCTGCCTGTTTCCGTTCGAGCCCGAGATCTACGCCAAGGCGGGCATTCCCGCCACGTACGTTGGCCACCCGCTGGCCGACGTGATTCCGATGGTGCCCGACGTGGCTGGCGCCCGCCGGGCGCTGGGGCTGCCCGACGGCAAGCGGATCGTCGCGGTGCTGCCGGGGAGCCGGCAGTCCGAGGTGCGCAATCTCGGCGCCACGTTCTTCGAGGCCATGGCGCGCATGCAGCGCATGGACGGCAACCTGGCCTTCGTGCTGCCGGCCGCCAACGCGGCGCTGCATGCCATCGTCGAGGCGTTGCACGCCCAGCATCCCGAGATCGACCTGACGATTGTGGACGGTCAATCGCATCTGGCGATGGAGTCGGCCGACGTCGTGCTGCTGGCCAGCGGCACGGCCACGCTGGAGGCGGCGCTGTACAAGAAGCCGATGGTGATTTCGTACAAGGTGCCCTGGCTGACCGCGCAGATCATGAAGCGGCAGGGCTACCTGCCGTACGTGGGGCTGCCTAATATTCTGTCAGGGCGCTTTGTCGTGCCCGAGTTGCTGCAGGACGATGCCACGCCCGAGGCGCTGGCGCGCGAAACGCTGCTGCAACTGAACGACGAAGGCAATATCGCCTTCCTGCGCGAACACTTCACGACCATGCACGAGACGTTGAAGCGCGACACGGCCCGGCTGGCGTCGGGCGTGGTGGCGGACCTGATGCACAGCCGGGGAGTTGCCTGA
- the bamA gene encoding outer membrane protein assembly factor BamA: MIRNKRISLSLLTSAIIAAWSPVGWAADPFVVRDIRVEGLQRVEPGTVFGYLPVRVGETFTDDKGADAIRALYNTGFFKDVQIRAEDGVLVVQVEERPAISQLEFVGIKEFDKDTLRRSLRAVGVAEARYYDKALIDKAEQELKRQYVARGYYAAEVQTTVTPVDRNRVSVVFNVEEGPVAKIRQINIVGNKAFKESTLRDEMQLSTPNWLSWYTKNDLYSKQKLTADLEALRSYYLNRGYLEFQIESTQVSITPDKKDIYLTLNINEGEQFKVSDVRLAGELLGKQDEMQKLLQLKKGDIFSSEKLTASTKAITDLLGTYGYAFTTINPQPQIDKEKREVALTLMVDPGRRVYVRRVNVVGNSKTRDEVVRREMRQMESSWFDSEKLQQSQARINRTGYFTDTNITTEDVAGAPDQVDVNVNVTEKPTGQISLGLGFSSTDKLVLQAGLRQDNVFGSGTSLGLDVNTAKSFRTIALTQYDPYFTVDGISRSTDIYYRTSRPLYYTGDQDYKIVSAGGGFKFGVPFSENDTVFFGIGYERTQVHTSVNTPSQYTAWLQKIGKNSGDPINNFPFTIGWARDRRDSALIPTKGPYTQANLEVGVPGGDTQYYRASFQQQYFYPLSKAFTLAFNGEVAYGHGYGDTPFPVFKYFYAGGIGSVRGYQTSTLGPKDQNGNPVGGASKLIGNVEFVFPLPGSGVDRTLRLFTFFDFGNVYQEGAPITFSDLKYSTGFGMSWLSPIGPLKVSMGFPLKKDDTDRVQRFQFQIGTAF, from the coding sequence TTGATCAGAAATAAGCGCATCTCGCTGAGCTTGCTGACGAGTGCCATTATTGCGGCCTGGAGCCCGGTGGGCTGGGCCGCCGATCCGTTTGTGGTCAGGGATATCCGCGTGGAGGGCCTGCAGCGCGTGGAGCCGGGCACGGTCTTCGGCTACCTCCCCGTGCGCGTCGGCGAAACCTTCACCGACGACAAGGGCGCCGATGCCATCCGTGCGCTCTACAATACCGGCTTTTTCAAGGACGTGCAGATCCGCGCCGAGGACGGCGTGCTGGTCGTGCAGGTCGAGGAACGTCCGGCCATCTCGCAGCTCGAGTTCGTCGGCATCAAGGAATTCGACAAGGACACGCTGCGCCGCTCCCTGCGGGCCGTGGGCGTGGCCGAGGCGCGCTACTACGACAAGGCGCTGATCGACAAGGCCGAGCAGGAACTCAAGCGCCAGTACGTGGCGCGCGGCTACTATGCCGCCGAGGTCCAGACCACCGTGACGCCGGTGGACCGCAACCGCGTGTCCGTGGTGTTCAACGTGGAAGAAGGCCCGGTCGCCAAGATCCGCCAGATCAATATCGTCGGCAACAAGGCGTTCAAGGAAAGCACGCTGCGCGACGAAATGCAGCTTTCCACGCCGAACTGGCTGTCCTGGTACACCAAGAACGACCTGTACTCGAAGCAGAAGCTGACGGCGGACCTGGAAGCGCTGCGCTCGTATTACCTGAATCGCGGTTACCTGGAGTTCCAGATCGAGTCGACGCAGGTGTCGATCACGCCGGACAAGAAGGATATCTACCTGACCCTCAACATCAACGAGGGCGAGCAGTTCAAGGTGTCCGACGTGCGCCTGGCCGGCGAGCTGCTGGGCAAGCAGGACGAGATGCAGAAGCTGCTGCAGCTCAAGAAGGGCGACATCTTCTCGTCCGAGAAGCTGACGGCCAGCACCAAGGCCATCACCGACCTGCTCGGTACCTACGGCTACGCATTCACGACGATCAACCCGCAGCCGCAGATCGACAAGGAAAAGCGCGAAGTAGCTCTGACCCTGATGGTCGACCCGGGCCGCCGCGTCTATGTGCGCCGCGTGAACGTGGTGGGCAACAGCAAGACGCGCGACGAAGTGGTGCGCCGCGAAATGCGCCAGATGGAAAGCTCGTGGTTCGACAGCGAGAAGCTCCAGCAGTCGCAGGCCCGTATCAACCGTACCGGCTACTTCACCGACACCAACATCACGACCGAGGACGTGGCCGGCGCGCCCGACCAGGTGGACGTGAACGTCAACGTGACCGAGAAGCCGACCGGCCAGATCAGCCTGGGCCTGGGTTTCTCGTCGACCGACAAGCTCGTGCTGCAGGCCGGCCTGCGCCAGGACAACGTGTTCGGCTCCGGTACCAGCCTGGGCCTCGACGTGAACACGGCCAAGTCGTTCCGGACGATCGCGCTGACGCAGTACGACCCATACTTCACGGTGGACGGCATCAGCCGCTCGACCGACATCTACTACCGCACGTCGCGCCCGCTGTACTACACCGGTGACCAGGACTACAAGATCGTCTCGGCCGGCGGTGGCTTCAAGTTCGGCGTGCCGTTCTCGGAAAACGATACCGTCTTCTTCGGCATCGGCTACGAGCGCACGCAGGTTCACACGTCGGTCAACACGCCCAGCCAGTACACGGCCTGGCTGCAGAAGATCGGCAAGAACAGCGGCGACCCGATCAACAACTTCCCGTTCACGATCGGCTGGGCGCGGGACCGCCGCGACAGCGCGCTGATCCCGACCAAGGGCCCGTACACCCAGGCCAACCTGGAAGTGGGCGTGCCGGGCGGCGACACCCAGTACTACCGCGCCAGCTTCCAGCAGCAGTACTTCTACCCGCTGTCCAAGGCGTTTACGCTGGCCTTCAACGGCGAGGTGGCGTACGGTCACGGCTACGGCGACACGCCGTTCCCGGTGTTCAAGTACTTCTACGCCGGTGGTATCGGCTCGGTCCGTGGCTACCAGACCAGCACGCTCGGGCCGAAGGACCAGAACGGCAACCCGGTGGGTGGTGCCTCGAAGCTGATCGGTAACGTGGAATTCGTGTTCCCGCTGCCGGGCTCGGGCGTCGACCGCACGCTGCGCCTGTTCACGTTCTTCGACTTCGGTAACGTGTACCAGGAAGGCGCGCCGATCACGTTCAGCGACCTCAAGTATTCGACCGGTTTCGGTATGTCGTGGCTGTCGCCGATCGGCCCGCTGAAGGTCAGCATGGGCTTCCCGCTGAAGAAGGACGATACCGATCGCGTGCAGCGATTCCAGTTCCAGATCGGTACTGCATTCTGA
- the fabZ gene encoding 3-hydroxyacyl-ACP dehydratase FabZ, protein MTASDIDIRKILKLLPHRYPILLVDRVLEFEPQKRIKTLKNVTINEPYFMGHFPEQPVMPGVMILEALAQSAGLLTFGADMERKEGALYYFVGIDGARFKRVVYPGDQLHLNVTVERYIRGIWKFKASATVDGEVACEAELMCTVKQAEG, encoded by the coding sequence ATGACAGCCTCCGATATCGACATCCGCAAGATCCTGAAGCTGCTGCCGCATCGGTACCCGATCCTGCTGGTCGACCGCGTGCTGGAGTTCGAGCCGCAGAAGCGGATCAAGACCCTGAAGAACGTGACGATCAACGAGCCGTACTTCATGGGCCATTTCCCGGAACAACCGGTGATGCCGGGTGTCATGATCCTGGAGGCGCTGGCGCAGTCGGCCGGCCTGCTGACCTTTGGCGCCGACATGGAGCGCAAGGAAGGCGCGCTGTACTACTTCGTCGGCATCGACGGCGCCCGCTTCAAGCGCGTGGTGTACCCCGGTGACCAGTTGCACCTGAATGTGACCGTGGAACGCTACATCCGCGGTATCTGGAAGTTCAAGGCCAGCGCCACCGTGGACGGCGAGGTGGCTTGCGAGGCCGAGCTGATGTGCACGGTCAAGCAGGCCGAAGGCTGA
- a CDS encoding TrmH family RNA methyltransferase, whose protein sequence is MKHVTSRDNALFKHLKALTGSTHQRRKAGQSVLDGVHLAQAYLAALGQPASCVVGERHYDHPEVLALRDQVESERVVVLADALFSQISNVANGVDLLFVIDTPCGHLPATIDTDCVILDGVQDAGNVGSILRSAAAAGIPHAFLTTGCAFAWSVKTLRAGMGANFHLNIVEHCTMDMLAPRLAVPLLATSSHADAAVFDTDLRQPVGWVVGNEGAGVGPEWMARVARTVGIPQPGGLESLNVAAATAVCMFEAVRQRRSGQ, encoded by the coding sequence TTGAAGCACGTCACTTCGCGCGACAACGCGCTGTTCAAGCATTTGAAGGCCCTGACGGGCTCGACCCATCAGCGCCGCAAGGCGGGCCAGTCCGTGCTCGATGGCGTGCACCTGGCGCAAGCCTATCTTGCCGCGCTGGGCCAGCCCGCGTCGTGCGTGGTGGGCGAGCGCCATTACGACCATCCCGAAGTCCTGGCGCTGCGCGACCAGGTGGAGTCCGAGCGCGTGGTCGTGCTGGCGGACGCGCTGTTCAGCCAGATCAGCAACGTGGCCAATGGCGTGGACCTGCTGTTCGTCATCGACACCCCTTGCGGCCACCTGCCGGCCACGATCGACACCGACTGCGTGATCCTGGACGGCGTGCAGGACGCCGGCAACGTCGGCTCGATCCTGCGCAGCGCGGCAGCGGCCGGCATTCCGCATGCGTTCCTGACCACGGGCTGCGCGTTCGCGTGGTCGGTCAAGACGCTGCGGGCGGGCATGGGCGCGAACTTCCACCTGAACATCGTCGAACACTGCACGATGGACATGCTGGCGCCGCGCCTGGCGGTGCCGCTGCTGGCCACGTCCTCGCACGCCGATGCGGCCGTGTTCGATACCGATCTGCGGCAGCCGGTGGGCTGGGTGGTGGGGAACGAAGGGGCGGGCGTCGGGCCCGAATGGATGGCGCGCGTGGCGCGCACGGTCGGCATCCCGCAGCCGGGCGGCCTGGAGTCGCTGAACGTGGCCGCCGCCACCGCCGTCTGCATGTTCGAGGCGGTGCGGCAGCGGCGGTCGGGTCAGTAG
- the ppsR gene encoding posphoenolpyruvate synthetase regulatory kinase/phosphorylase PpsR, whose product MSLPDAPDASQPAPATPSQPAPSPAANPVAADRPAVRTVFIVSDGTGITAETFSHSILAQFEMRFRKVRMPFVDTPDKAHVAVSKINEAFYNEGVPPIVFTTLVNPESNKAIRRAKAMILDMFQTFIEPLEKELGLKSTHAIGRFHQNADTEAYKNRIEAINFSLAHDDGQSHKNLEEADVILVGVSRSGKTPTSLYLAMQYGLKAANYPLIPDDFERGRLPTALYAFKQKIFGLSIDPQRLTEIRNERRPGSKYAAIENCRYEVNEAEAMMRREGIKWLSSTHKSIEEIATTILQEIKVDRDNY is encoded by the coding sequence ATGTCCCTGCCCGACGCGCCAGACGCCTCGCAACCGGCGCCGGCCACGCCTTCCCAGCCTGCTCCGTCACCCGCCGCCAACCCGGTGGCCGCGGATCGCCCCGCCGTCCGCACGGTCTTTATCGTCTCGGACGGCACCGGCATCACGGCCGAGACGTTCAGCCATTCGATTCTGGCCCAGTTCGAGATGCGCTTCCGCAAGGTGCGGATGCCGTTCGTCGATACGCCGGACAAGGCGCACGTGGCCGTCAGCAAGATCAACGAAGCGTTCTACAACGAGGGCGTGCCGCCCATCGTGTTCACCACGCTGGTCAATCCGGAGTCGAACAAGGCGATTCGCCGCGCCAAGGCGATGATTCTGGATATGTTTCAGACTTTCATCGAGCCGCTGGAGAAAGAACTTGGCCTGAAATCGACGCATGCGATTGGCCGCTTCCACCAGAACGCCGACACCGAAGCGTACAAGAACCGGATCGAGGCGATCAATTTCTCGCTGGCCCATGATGACGGTCAGTCACATAAGAACCTGGAAGAAGCCGATGTGATCCTGGTGGGCGTGTCGCGCAGCGGCAAGACTCCGACCAGCCTCTATCTGGCCATGCAGTACGGGCTCAAGGCGGCCAACTATCCGCTGATTCCGGACGATTTCGAGCGGGGCCGGCTGCCCACGGCGCTCTATGCGTTCAAGCAGAAGATTTTCGGGTTGTCGATCGACCCGCAGCGGCTGACCGAGATCCGCAACGAGCGGCGGCCGGGCAGCAAGTATGCCGCCATCGAGAACTGCCGCTACGAGGTCAACGAAGCCGAGGCGATGATGCGCCGCGAGGGCATCAAGTGGCTGTCGTCGACCCACAAGTCGATCGAGGAGATCGCGACGACGATCCTTCAGGAAATCAAGGTCGACCGGGACAACTACTGA
- a CDS encoding OmpH family outer membrane protein: MKRHTPLIKSLSAAALAAAALCAAAPAMAQEARIAAVNSERILRDSQPAKAAQVKLEQEFSKRDRELQDMAQKIKGMADKLDKDTAVLADADRQRRQREVADLDREFQRKQREFREDLNQRRNEELAQVLERANRVIRQLAEQRKYDLIVQEAVYVNPRIDITDDVMKALNAGSGK, encoded by the coding sequence ATGAAACGCCACACCCCACTGATCAAATCCCTGAGCGCGGCCGCGCTGGCCGCGGCGGCCCTTTGCGCGGCAGCCCCGGCGATGGCTCAGGAGGCGCGCATCGCCGCGGTGAATTCGGAACGTATCCTGCGCGACTCGCAGCCCGCCAAGGCCGCCCAGGTCAAGCTCGAGCAGGAGTTCTCCAAGCGCGACCGCGAACTGCAGGACATGGCCCAGAAGATCAAGGGCATGGCCGACAAGCTCGACAAGGACACGGCCGTGCTGGCCGACGCCGACCGCCAGCGCCGCCAGCGCGAGGTGGCCGACCTGGACCGCGAATTCCAGCGCAAGCAGCGTGAGTTCCGCGAAGACCTGAACCAGCGCCGCAACGAGGAACTGGCCCAGGTGCTGGAGCGCGCCAACCGCGTGATCCGCCAGCTGGCCGAGCAGCGCAAGTACGACCTGATCGTGCAGGAAGCGGTCTACGTCAATCCGCGTATCGACATCACCGACGACGTGATGAAGGCGCTGAACGCCGGTTCGGGCAAGTAA
- the lpxD gene encoding UDP-3-O-(3-hydroxymyristoyl)glucosamine N-acyltransferase translates to MQTPTLGQLATENGAQVVGDPDLPVGGLAPLDQAGPGDLSFLSNPLYLAQAVASKAGAIIVSQADLERIRADGQADGRNWLVARNPYVCFARVAQRFDRAANADPRVGIDARATVSPDATVPASCYIGPNVVIEAGARLGERVRVLANAFIGAGAEIGEDTLIYANVSVYHRCVVGARNILHSGAVIGADGFGFAPDIGPAGVAYVKIPQVGRAVLGDDVEIGANTCVDRGAMADTVIEEGCKIDNQVQIAHNVHVGAHTVIAGTAAVSGSTRIGRFCVIGGAANFSGHLTIADRTTVSGGTSITKSITKPGGHFTSVFPFTSHGEWERNAAIVRGLSKLRERVVQLERRLRGDASGSHGNKQDEEKSS, encoded by the coding sequence ATGCAGACACCCACACTGGGTCAGCTCGCCACCGAGAACGGCGCGCAGGTTGTGGGTGATCCCGACCTGCCCGTGGGCGGCCTGGCGCCGCTAGATCAGGCTGGCCCCGGCGACCTGTCGTTTCTCTCCAATCCGCTCTACCTGGCCCAGGCCGTGGCGTCGAAGGCCGGCGCGATAATCGTGTCGCAGGCCGACCTGGAGCGCATCCGCGCCGACGGGCAGGCCGATGGCCGCAACTGGCTGGTCGCGCGCAATCCTTACGTCTGCTTTGCCCGCGTGGCGCAGCGCTTCGACCGCGCCGCCAATGCCGATCCGCGTGTCGGCATCGACGCACGTGCGACGGTGTCGCCCGATGCCACGGTCCCGGCTTCGTGCTACATCGGCCCGAACGTCGTGATCGAGGCCGGTGCGCGGCTGGGCGAGCGGGTGCGCGTGCTGGCAAATGCCTTTATCGGCGCAGGCGCGGAGATTGGCGAAGATACGCTCATTTACGCGAACGTTTCTGTCTATCATCGTTGCGTGGTGGGTGCGCGCAACATCCTGCACAGCGGGGCGGTGATTGGCGCCGACGGCTTTGGCTTTGCGCCCGACATCGGGCCGGCCGGCGTGGCGTACGTCAAGATCCCGCAGGTGGGACGCGCGGTGCTGGGCGACGACGTGGAAATCGGCGCCAATACGTGCGTGGATCGCGGGGCGATGGCCGATACCGTGATCGAGGAAGGCTGCAAGATCGACAACCAGGTACAGATCGCCCACAACGTGCACGTGGGCGCTCATACCGTGATCGCCGGCACGGCGGCCGTGTCGGGCAGCACCAGGATCGGACGGTTCTGCGTGATCGGCGGCGCGGCGAACTTTTCAGGGCATCTGACGATTGCCGACCGGACCACGGTGTCCGGCGGCACGTCGATTACCAAATCGATTACAAAACCCGGTGGCCATTTCACCAGCGTGTTCCCGTTCACGTCGCATGGCGAGTGGGAGCGCAATGCGGCAATCGTGCGCGGGCTGTCGAAGCTGCGCGAGCGCGTCGTGCAGCTCGAGCGCCGGCTGCGCGGCGACGCCAGCGGGTCCCATGGCAACAAACAAGACGAAGAGAAATCATCATGA
- the lpxA gene encoding acyl-ACP--UDP-N-acetylglucosamine O-acyltransferase, which translates to MTQIHPTALVDPKAELAADVEVGPFSIVGPNVRIGSGTRIGSHTTVEGYTTIGAGNRIGPYASVGGVPQDMKYANEPTRLEIGDRNTIREFTTIHTGTVQDRGVTSLGNDNWIMAYVHIAHDCQVGNHTVFSSNAQIAGHVEVGDWAILGGMSGVHQFVRIGAHAMLGGASALVQDVPPFVIAASDKSGNKATPHGINVEGLRRRGFDAGQIAALRQAYKLLYKSDLSFDDAQREIAALLGQSDATTAAPLQSFVDFLAATQRGIVR; encoded by the coding sequence ATGACGCAAATCCATCCCACCGCACTGGTCGATCCGAAGGCCGAGCTTGCCGCCGACGTGGAAGTCGGCCCGTTCTCGATCGTCGGCCCGAACGTCCGGATCGGCAGCGGCACGCGGATCGGCTCGCACACGACCGTTGAGGGTTACACCACGATCGGCGCGGGTAACCGTATCGGCCCCTATGCCTCCGTGGGTGGCGTGCCGCAGGACATGAAGTACGCCAACGAGCCCACCCGGCTGGAGATTGGCGACCGCAACACGATTCGCGAATTCACGACGATCCACACCGGCACGGTGCAGGACCGCGGCGTGACGAGCCTGGGCAACGACAACTGGATCATGGCGTACGTGCACATCGCGCACGACTGCCAGGTGGGCAACCACACGGTGTTCTCCAGCAACGCGCAGATCGCCGGCCACGTCGAGGTCGGTGACTGGGCGATCCTGGGCGGCATGAGCGGCGTGCACCAGTTCGTGCGCATCGGCGCGCATGCCATGCTGGGCGGCGCGTCGGCGCTGGTGCAGGACGTGCCGCCGTTCGTGATCGCGGCCAGCGACAAGAGCGGCAACAAGGCCACGCCGCACGGCATCAACGTGGAAGGGCTGCGCCGCCGTGGCTTTGACGCGGGCCAGATCGCCGCGCTGCGCCAGGCGTACAAGCTGCTGTACAAGTCGGACCTGAGCTTCGATGACGCCCAGCGCGAGATTGCCGCGCTGCTGGGCCAGTCGGACGCCACGACCGCGGCGCCGCTGCAGTCGTTCGTCGATTTTCTTGCCGCCACTCAGCGCGGCATCGTGCGCTAA